Proteins co-encoded in one Capnocytophaga ochracea DSM 7271 genomic window:
- the rho gene encoding transcription termination factor Rho gives MLNIVELKSKKLTELQEIAKHLDIPKFRYVNKPELIDLILKNQKKELPNKKEEVQNDNSPIITTENTTESKKNSRKKKIEIPQKVGSSKQEKTSKTPTVKKVSSADESKTYQKKNTTSVVSNNHQNNATPTKNYSSPVQNGNGNNGNYNQNVNNGNTIVNNENFDKEKKNRYRAPDFEFDSVVDCEGVLEITSDGYGFLRSSDYNYLASPDDIYVSSSQIRLFGLQTGDTVYGEVRPPKDGEKYYPLLKVIKINGLDPQVVRDRVLFEHLTPLFPDVKFELAGKGSTVSTRLIDLFAPIGKGQRGMIVAQPKTGKTMLLKDIANAISKNHPEVYLMVLLIDERPEEVTDMQRSVRGEIISSTFDKEAAEHVKIANIVLEKAKRLVECGHDVVILLDSITRLARAYNTVQPASGKVLTGGVDANALHKPKRFFGAARNIENGGSLSIIATALTETGSKMDEVIFEEFKGTGNMELQLDRRISNRRIFPAIDLIASSTRRDDLLLDENTLNRTWVLRKYLAEMNPIEAMEFMEKQIKQTRNNEEFLATMNN, from the coding sequence ATGCTTAACATTGTAGAGTTAAAATCTAAAAAGCTAACTGAGTTACAGGAAATAGCAAAACATTTGGATATACCTAAATTTCGGTATGTAAATAAGCCTGAACTCATAGACCTAATTCTAAAAAATCAAAAAAAAGAACTCCCCAACAAAAAAGAAGAAGTTCAAAACGACAATTCTCCTATTATTACAACTGAGAACACAACTGAATCCAAAAAAAACAGTCGTAAAAAGAAAATAGAAATACCTCAAAAAGTAGGCAGTTCTAAACAAGAAAAGACTTCAAAAACACCAACCGTTAAAAAGGTTTCTTCGGCAGATGAATCTAAAACGTATCAGAAGAAAAACACTACTTCTGTTGTTTCTAACAATCATCAGAATAATGCTACCCCAACAAAAAACTACAGTTCCCCTGTACAAAATGGCAATGGCAATAATGGTAATTACAATCAAAATGTGAACAATGGTAATACTATTGTTAATAATGAGAATTTTGATAAAGAAAAGAAAAACCGTTATCGCGCCCCCGATTTTGAATTTGACAGCGTGGTAGACTGCGAAGGGGTTTTAGAAATCACTTCTGACGGTTATGGTTTCTTGCGTTCTTCGGACTATAACTATTTGGCTTCACCTGATGATATTTACGTATCTTCTTCACAAATCCGACTTTTTGGCTTGCAAACAGGAGATACTGTATATGGAGAAGTGCGTCCGCCTAAAGATGGCGAAAAGTATTATCCGCTACTAAAAGTTATAAAGATAAACGGACTTGACCCCCAAGTGGTGCGCGACCGAGTACTATTTGAACACCTTACGCCTCTTTTTCCTGATGTAAAATTTGAGTTGGCAGGCAAAGGCTCTACTGTTTCTACTCGCTTGATAGACCTTTTTGCTCCTATTGGGAAAGGACAACGCGGTATGATAGTGGCACAACCTAAGACGGGTAAAACAATGCTTTTAAAAGATATTGCGAATGCCATTAGCAAAAATCACCCCGAAGTGTACCTAATGGTACTCTTGATTGATGAGCGCCCTGAGGAGGTAACTGATATGCAACGCAGTGTGCGAGGAGAGATTATCTCTTCGACTTTTGATAAGGAAGCTGCCGAACACGTGAAAATAGCTAATATCGTACTTGAAAAAGCAAAACGATTGGTAGAATGTGGTCACGATGTGGTTATATTGTTAGACTCTATCACTCGTTTAGCTCGCGCTTATAACACAGTGCAACCAGCTTCGGGGAAAGTGCTTACTGGTGGGGTAGATGCTAACGCTTTACATAAGCCTAAACGCTTTTTCGGAGCAGCTCGTAATATTGAAAACGGAGGCTCTCTCTCTATCATCGCTACGGCTCTTACCGAGACAGGTTCAAAGATGGACGAGGTAATTTTTGAGGAATTTAAAGGAACGGGTAATATGGAATTACAATTGGATAGACGTATTTCGAATCGTCGTATTTTCCCAGCTATTGACCTAATAGCTTCGTCTACTCGTAGAGATGACTTGTTGCTTGATGAAAACACGCTTAATCGCACTTGGGTATTACGCAAGTATTTGGCAGAAATGAATCCGATAGAGGCGATGGAATTTATGGAAAAGCAAATTAAGCAAACGCGCAATAATGAAGAGTTTTTGGCAACGATGAACAATTAG
- the lipA gene encoding lipoyl synthase, translated as MNTETLAVDEIETTTTTTLKSNKPEWIRVKLPTGKKYTELRSVVDRYNLHTICTSGSCPNMGECWGEGTATFMILGNICTRSCGFCGVKTGRPESLDWEEPEKVARSIKLMNIRHAVLTSVDRDDLKDMGSIIWAETVRAVRRMNPNTTMETLIPDFQGVERNLNRILKAAPEIISHNMETVRRLTREVRIQAKYDRSLGVLRYLKENGANRTKSGIMLGLGETEEEVIETLHDLKEAKVDIVTIGQYLQPSKQHLPVKNFVTPEQFAKYKEIGLSLGFRHVESGALVRSSYRAHKHLL; from the coding sequence ATGAATACAGAAACACTTGCTGTAGATGAAATAGAAACCACTACCACTACTACCTTAAAGAGCAATAAACCAGAGTGGATACGGGTAAAATTACCCACTGGTAAAAAGTATACTGAACTGAGGAGTGTGGTGGACAGATATAACCTTCACACAATTTGTACTTCGGGCAGTTGCCCCAATATGGGAGAATGTTGGGGAGAAGGCACTGCTACTTTTATGATATTAGGGAATATCTGTACGCGCTCGTGTGGCTTTTGTGGCGTAAAAACAGGGCGACCTGAAAGTTTGGATTGGGAAGAACCTGAAAAAGTGGCTCGTTCTATCAAGCTGATGAACATTAGGCACGCAGTACTAACCTCGGTAGACCGAGATGATTTAAAGGATATGGGAAGCATTATATGGGCTGAAACGGTGAGAGCCGTGCGCCGAATGAACCCTAATACCACAATGGAGACCTTGATTCCTGATTTTCAGGGAGTGGAACGCAACTTAAACCGTATACTGAAAGCTGCACCTGAAATCATTTCGCATAATATGGAGACGGTACGCCGATTGACTCGTGAAGTGCGTATACAAGCTAAATACGACCGAAGTTTGGGTGTGTTGCGTTACTTAAAGGAAAACGGTGCGAACCGTACTAAATCGGGGATTATGTTAGGACTTGGAGAAACCGAGGAAGAGGTGATAGAAACCTTGCACGACCTTAAAGAGGCAAAAGTGGATATTGTGACTATCGGTCAGTATTTGCAACCTTCGAAACAGCACCTTCCTGTAAAGAATTTTGTCACTCCTGAACAGTTTGCCAAGTATAAAGAAATAGGCTTATCATTAGGTTTTCGTCACGTGGAAAGTGGAGCGTTAGTACGTTCGTCTTACCGCGCTCATAAGCATTTGTTATAA
- a CDS encoding ABC transporter permease yields the protein MWIVIRENIKIALDSIRGQLLRTILTVLIIAIGITALVGILSVITALRNTLEGNFSSMGANTFSITRYQYSQRAEGSGTTQKPHPLITYQEAVAFKQQLDNPFAKTSISMNVASSAEVKYENKKTDPLAVVIGVDEYYIGNSGLEVEEGHNFSDFDIQNNSYVCVIGPDFKKTLLKDVNPLGKSISVRGYKFKVIGILKEQSSSFGNYENFQVLIPLGIARSIFPIDNPNFQLKISAQSKDQLDGLIDDATVVMRNLRGLAPLQENNFGIERSDDLLQRIGSITGTLSVAGFVIGLITILGSSIALLNIMLVSVTERTKEIGIRKALGAKRKSITLQFFTETLIIAQLGALTGIVLGISLGYLISKAVKFDFTIPWGVIIIAICIALVVAVISGLYPAVKASKLDPVEALRYE from the coding sequence GTGTGGATTGTAATTCGTGAAAATATAAAAATAGCTCTTGACAGTATCAGAGGGCAACTATTGCGCACAATTCTCACCGTGCTCATCATCGCTATTGGCATTACGGCATTGGTAGGAATTCTGAGCGTAATTACTGCTTTGCGCAATACGCTTGAAGGTAATTTCTCGAGTATGGGAGCTAATACTTTTTCGATTACAAGGTATCAATACAGTCAGCGAGCTGAGGGGAGTGGAACCACCCAAAAGCCACACCCTTTAATTACCTATCAAGAAGCAGTAGCTTTTAAACAACAGTTAGATAATCCGTTTGCAAAAACGAGTATTTCTATGAATGTTGCCTCCTCAGCTGAGGTGAAGTACGAGAACAAAAAAACTGACCCATTAGCCGTAGTGATAGGCGTAGATGAATACTACATTGGCAATTCGGGGTTAGAAGTGGAAGAGGGACACAATTTTAGCGATTTCGATATACAGAACAATAGCTATGTGTGCGTGATAGGTCCGGATTTTAAGAAGACACTACTCAAAGATGTAAATCCATTAGGAAAGAGCATTTCGGTACGTGGTTATAAGTTCAAAGTCATAGGTATACTTAAAGAACAAAGTTCCTCCTTTGGCAATTACGAAAACTTTCAAGTGTTGATTCCTTTAGGAATTGCACGCAGTATTTTCCCGATAGACAATCCTAATTTTCAACTCAAAATAAGCGCTCAGAGCAAAGACCAGTTGGACGGACTTATAGATGATGCTACCGTAGTGATGCGCAACCTGAGAGGCTTAGCACCTTTACAAGAAAATAATTTCGGGATAGAACGCAGTGACGACTTATTGCAACGCATAGGCAGTATTACAGGTACCCTTTCTGTTGCTGGTTTTGTGATTGGGCTTATTACCATCTTGGGGTCTTCAATCGCCCTATTGAACATTATGCTCGTTTCTGTAACCGAGCGCACTAAGGAGATAGGCATTCGCAAAGCGTTGGGAGCTAAACGCAAGTCTATTACCTTACAGTTTTTTACCGAGACCCTAATAATAGCTCAATTGGGAGCACTTACGGGTATTGTATTAGGTATCAGTTTAGGATATTTGATATCTAAAGCCGTTAAGTTTGATTTTACCATTCCGTGGGGTGTTATTATTATTGCTATATGTATAGCTCTTGTAGTAGCGGTAATATCAGGATTGTATCCGGCAGTAAAAGCCTCGAAATTAGATCCTGTAGAAGCGTTGAGATATGAATAA
- a CDS encoding 1-aminocyclopropane-1-carboxylate deaminase/D-cysteine desulfhydrase — MQPLLFNNLHIENEPVNIPLPDGVTLTIKREDKNHPFVSGNKLRKLKYNIVQAQQEGKDTILTFGGAYSNHIAATAAAGQIVGLKTIGVIRGDELGSKIDVNPTLKFAKSCGMDFYFVTREAYRRKHTPEFLENLRKRYGQNIYIAPEGGTNELAVKGCEEILTPEDNAFDVICSAVGTGGTISGLINASANHQKVIGFPALRGTFLSEVIKQYTTKNNWELVHDYHFGGYAKVTDELVDFLNDFNSQTKILLDPIYVGKMIFAIFALTKQGYFAPNTRILAIHTGGLQGIKGFNNERIKKHKSILNYDEKI; from the coding sequence ATGCAGCCTTTATTATTCAATAACTTACATATAGAAAACGAACCCGTGAATATCCCGTTACCTGATGGGGTTACCCTTACGATAAAGCGAGAGGACAAAAATCACCCTTTTGTATCAGGGAATAAGCTCAGAAAGCTCAAGTACAACATAGTACAAGCCCAGCAGGAAGGCAAGGATACAATTCTCACTTTTGGAGGAGCTTATTCCAATCATATTGCTGCGACAGCAGCTGCGGGACAAATAGTAGGTTTGAAAACCATAGGTGTGATTCGTGGCGATGAGTTAGGTTCTAAAATAGATGTTAATCCTACGTTAAAGTTTGCTAAATCTTGTGGTATGGATTTTTATTTTGTTACAAGAGAGGCTTACCGACGAAAACACACGCCAGAGTTCCTGGAAAATCTTAGGAAACGCTATGGACAAAACATCTATATAGCCCCTGAAGGAGGTACTAACGAGCTGGCAGTGAAGGGGTGTGAAGAAATCCTTACTCCTGAGGACAACGCTTTTGATGTGATATGCAGTGCTGTAGGAACAGGAGGGACGATTTCAGGGCTTATCAATGCAAGTGCTAATCATCAGAAAGTCATTGGTTTTCCAGCTTTGAGAGGAACGTTTTTAAGTGAGGTAATCAAACAATATACAACCAAAAACAATTGGGAATTAGTGCACGATTATCACTTTGGTGGTTATGCTAAAGTAACTGATGAATTAGTAGATTTTTTAAATGATTTTAACAGTCAGACGAAAATTTTATTAGACCCGATATATGTAGGTAAGATGATTTTTGCTATCTTTGCCCTCACAAAGCAAGGATATTTTGCACCCAATACCCGTATATTAGCCATTCATACTGGTGGTTTGCAAGGGATTAAAGGTTTTAACAACGAACGAATTAAAAAACATAAAAGTATATTGAATTATGATGAAAAGATTTAG
- a CDS encoding glucosaminidase domain-containing protein, with protein sequence MMKRFSLLLLILFIISSCSDQPYRKGRNSHSVIYRGQKPTPRVEMKKPTHSEIAQRNKALADSKHNCRDVSEDSFHEITPAVQVTTAVTQKYIQDYKDIAMVEMQRYNIPASITLAQGILESGSGQGRLARYGNNHFGIKCHATWDGKTITHDDDEKSECFRKYRYAYESFEDHSQFLVNRNRYKALFDLSPTDYEGWAHGLRKAGYATDPTYAKKLIALIKKFELHQYDNQVIAAKGGDITSSNTQVATVSTPKKEVSKPATAIKSVSKPTVTKTIVKPTNTIDTTTIEKEAIAEVYYQVQTGDTLYKIAREQQVPVQQLMKLNNFDDVTSSNLKVGQQIRVN encoded by the coding sequence ATGATGAAAAGATTTAGTTTGCTATTGCTAATTCTCTTTATAATATCATCGTGCTCTGATCAGCCTTACAGGAAAGGGAGAAATTCTCATTCGGTAATCTATCGAGGACAAAAGCCGACTCCGAGAGTGGAGATGAAAAAGCCTACCCATTCGGAGATAGCCCAAAGAAATAAGGCTTTAGCTGATTCAAAACACAATTGTAGAGATGTCTCAGAAGACAGCTTTCACGAGATAACTCCTGCGGTACAAGTTACGACAGCCGTTACCCAAAAGTATATTCAGGATTATAAGGATATTGCAATGGTAGAGATGCAACGTTACAATATTCCTGCGAGTATTACTTTGGCACAAGGCATTTTAGAAAGTGGCTCGGGGCAAGGACGCTTGGCACGTTATGGCAATAACCACTTTGGAATTAAATGTCACGCTACTTGGGACGGTAAGACTATCACCCACGACGACGATGAGAAGAGCGAATGTTTTCGCAAATATAGATATGCATACGAATCGTTTGAAGACCATTCACAATTTCTTGTAAATCGCAATCGTTATAAAGCACTGTTTGACCTTAGTCCTACAGATTATGAAGGTTGGGCACACGGGCTCAGAAAAGCAGGTTATGCCACTGACCCTACTTATGCAAAAAAATTGATAGCTCTTATCAAAAAGTTTGAATTACATCAGTATGACAATCAAGTAATAGCAGCTAAAGGAGGAGATATAACTTCTTCTAATACCCAAGTAGCAACTGTTTCAACCCCTAAAAAAGAAGTATCTAAACCAGCTACAGCCATTAAATCGGTGTCTAAACCCACTGTAACAAAAACAATCGTTAAACCTACTAATACTATTGATACCACTACCATTGAAAAAGAGGCTATTGCTGAAGTCTATTATCAAGTACAAACAGGTGACACTCTTTATAAAATAGCACGGGAGCAACAAGTACCTGTACAACAATTGATGAAGCTTAATAATTTTGATGATGTGACTAGTAGTAACCTAAAAGTAGGACAACAAATTCGTGTGAACTAA
- the prmC gene encoding peptide chain release factor N(5)-glutamine methyltransferase has translation MTFSELREYVHHKLEILYPKSEINAFYFILLEHYGKYSKATILANSDTLLTEDIAQPILQAIRELQTAKPIQYILGETEFFSNRFFVNENVLIPRPETEELVDWVLQEYPDKSEKIKILDVGTGSGCIAISLAKALPNAVVTAIDVSEEALKVAKRNAELNSVVTHFLQQDILRIETLSDKYDIIISNPPYVRELEKKEIHHNVLEYEPHLALFVPDNNPLLFYDKIATLAQQSLNPNGSLFFEINQYLGQEMQTLLEQKHFTEITLRQDLFGNDRMIKAK, from the coding sequence ATGACTTTTAGTGAGCTAAGAGAGTATGTACATCATAAATTAGAAATACTTTATCCTAAGAGTGAAATAAATGCGTTTTACTTTATTCTTTTAGAGCATTATGGGAAGTACAGTAAAGCTACAATATTAGCAAATTCTGATACTTTACTTACTGAAGATATAGCACAACCTATTTTGCAAGCGATTAGAGAATTACAAACAGCGAAACCCATACAGTATATTTTGGGTGAAACTGAGTTCTTCTCTAATCGTTTTTTCGTAAATGAAAATGTATTGATACCTCGACCAGAAACAGAAGAGCTAGTGGATTGGGTACTTCAAGAATATCCTGACAAAAGCGAGAAAATCAAAATATTAGATGTAGGGACAGGCAGTGGCTGTATTGCTATTTCACTTGCTAAAGCTCTTCCTAATGCCGTAGTAACAGCTATAGATGTCTCGGAAGAAGCTTTGAAAGTAGCTAAGCGTAATGCTGAATTAAACAGTGTAGTTACTCATTTTTTACAACAAGATATCTTGCGAATAGAAACTCTTTCTGATAAATATGATATCATTATCTCTAATCCGCCCTACGTACGTGAGTTAGAAAAAAAAGAGATACACCATAATGTTTTAGAATATGAGCCTCATTTAGCACTCTTTGTCCCTGATAATAATCCATTATTATTTTACGATAAAATAGCTACTCTTGCTCAGCAGAGTTTAAATCCTAATGGGAGTCTTTTCTTTGAAATTAATCAGTATTTAGGGCAAGAAATGCAAACATTATTAGAACAAAAGCATTTTACTGAGATAACTTTACGTCAAGACCTTTTTGGAAATGATCGTATGATAAAAGCTAAGTAG
- a CDS encoding CapA family protein gives MIRIFLTFLFVSITFAQETGNRMSLLFMGDIMGHVPQIEGAYDIETKQYNYMPVFDKIKHKFAQVDFAIANLEVTLAGEPYTGYPQFSSPDALAVACRDSGIDVLVTANNHTCDRGKKGIIRTLDVLDSLKIAHTGTFRNKADFEKHNLLVLSKNGISVGILNYTYGTNGLPVPEPTIVNKINLNLMKQDIEKAKKVNLDKLIVVIHWGIEYQQKQNKKQEEVAQFLFDNGVDIIIGGHPHVLQPMYYYPQTGLHKEQMVVYSLGNFVSNQRKSSTDGGAMVELTLFKDAYGTRILDKGYYLVWVNRTPKTNKKYLFEILPCKEYETTHYKDLTESVKDSMSIFINNSRKLFKSNILVKEKL, from the coding sequence ATGATACGTATATTTCTGACTTTTCTCTTCGTCTCGATAACTTTTGCCCAAGAAACAGGTAACCGAATGTCATTGCTTTTTATGGGGGATATAATGGGGCACGTGCCACAAATAGAAGGAGCTTACGATATTGAGACGAAGCAATACAATTATATGCCTGTATTTGACAAAATCAAACATAAGTTTGCGCAGGTAGATTTTGCTATTGCTAATTTGGAAGTAACTTTGGCAGGAGAACCTTATACAGGTTACCCCCAGTTTTCGTCGCCTGATGCTTTAGCAGTTGCTTGTAGAGATAGCGGAATAGATGTATTGGTAACTGCCAATAATCACACTTGCGATAGAGGCAAAAAGGGAATTATTCGTACTTTAGACGTACTCGACTCTTTAAAAATAGCTCATACAGGAACCTTTCGCAACAAAGCAGACTTTGAGAAACATAATTTATTGGTGCTTTCCAAAAATGGGATTTCAGTGGGAATACTCAACTATACTTATGGTACTAATGGTTTACCTGTGCCTGAACCTACCATCGTAAATAAAATAAATCTCAACCTAATGAAGCAGGATATTGAGAAAGCTAAAAAAGTAAATCTCGATAAACTGATAGTAGTGATACACTGGGGGATAGAATACCAGCAAAAGCAAAACAAAAAACAGGAAGAAGTAGCACAATTTCTTTTTGACAACGGAGTAGACATTATTATAGGAGGTCACCCACACGTCTTACAACCTATGTATTACTATCCGCAAACGGGACTTCATAAGGAACAGATGGTAGTTTATTCACTGGGTAATTTTGTATCTAACCAGCGCAAAAGCTCAACAGACGGAGGTGCGATGGTAGAGCTGACTCTCTTCAAAGATGCTTATGGCACTCGTATCCTTGATAAAGGATATTATTTAGTTTGGGTAAATCGCACTCCAAAAACTAATAAGAAATATCTTTTTGAAATATTACCTTGCAAAGAATACGAAACTACTCACTACAAAGACCTTACTGAGAGCGTTAAGGATAGTATGAGTATCTTCATAAACAACTCCCGAAAGTTATTCAAATCTAATATTTTAGTTAAAGAGAAACTATAG
- a CDS encoding AAA family ATPase — MKIKESKYYHPVNLLQIDSDDHVEVYDKYKLLTFSNPYRCLLDDLMARIYIGGEDLVIQRDKLKHFVKCTDYYTIEYASKQNELYESEECYFHPELEIFLVIDKNLSNEYDNQIFEDGLYKVNSVYYQNDNPKAKEHLNTLFSEYIEKYISKESKVSILLKTQIGLEIKTHSIKPYRIDFETMYNNDFFEVHTRVKNALTNDNKGVVLFHGIAGSGKTNYIKWLTSQIPNKKFIFVPTTMIGSLTDPAFISLLIGNKNSVLVLEDCENYIAERTSFNSNTDVVSSILNIADGMLSDVLECQLICTFNSDISKIDSALLRKGRLIAEYKFKELTVEKCNKYLQSTDRDFRVDKPYSLAELTNIDIKELKEQDKQTKIGFK; from the coding sequence ATGAAAATAAAAGAATCTAAATATTATCACCCTGTAAACCTCTTGCAGATAGACTCCGATGACCACGTAGAGGTGTACGATAAATACAAACTTCTGACTTTCAGCAACCCGTACCGTTGTTTGTTAGACGACTTGATGGCAAGAATTTATATAGGAGGAGAGGATTTGGTTATCCAACGAGACAAACTGAAACACTTTGTGAAATGTACTGACTATTACACCATAGAATACGCCTCCAAACAAAATGAGCTATACGAATCGGAAGAATGCTATTTTCACCCAGAGCTCGAAATCTTTTTGGTAATAGACAAAAATCTCTCCAACGAGTACGATAACCAGATTTTTGAAGACGGATTATACAAAGTAAACTCAGTATACTACCAAAACGACAATCCAAAGGCTAAGGAACACCTCAACACCTTGTTTTCAGAATATATAGAGAAGTATATCTCTAAAGAATCTAAGGTTTCTATACTACTAAAAACGCAAATAGGATTAGAAATCAAAACCCATAGCATCAAGCCTTACCGCATAGATTTTGAAACTATGTACAACAATGATTTCTTCGAAGTACATACTCGAGTGAAAAATGCGCTAACGAATGACAACAAGGGCGTGGTACTATTTCACGGGATTGCTGGTTCGGGGAAAACAAACTACATCAAATGGCTTACAAGTCAAATCCCGAATAAAAAATTTATCTTTGTACCTACTACAATGATAGGGTCGCTCACCGACCCTGCTTTTATTAGTCTGCTTATAGGCAATAAGAACTCTGTATTGGTACTCGAAGATTGTGAGAACTATATAGCTGAACGCACCTCCTTCAACAGTAATACCGATGTAGTGTCGTCTATCCTCAATATAGCTGACGGTATGCTTTCTGATGTATTAGAATGCCAGCTGATATGCACGTTTAACTCCGATATTTCTAAGATAGACTCGGCATTATTGCGCAAAGGCAGATTGATAGCCGAGTATAAGTTTAAAGAGCTAACTGTTGAGAAGTGCAATAAGTATTTGCAATCTACCGATAGAGATTTTAGAGTAGATAAGCCTTACTCATTAGCAGAACTGACCAATATAGACATAAAGGAACTCAAAGAACAAGACAAGCAAACTAAAATAGGTTTCAAATAA
- the folD gene encoding bifunctional methylenetetrahydrofolate dehydrogenase/methenyltetrahydrofolate cyclohydrolase FolD, whose product MTILDGKKTSEALKQEIAEEVKQLKAEGKKVPHLAAVLVGDDGASLTYVGSKVKACEQVGFESTLVKLPTNISEEALLQEIEKLNANPEIDGYIVQLPLPKHIDEQKILLAIDPTKDVDGFHPANFGRMALDMEAFIPATPFGIMELLKRYEVPTKGKHVVVVGRSHIVGRPISILLSQKGAQGNATVTLTHSHTPNLAELTRQADIVVMALGIPEFLKGDMVKEGVTVIDVGITRLKDDSTHKGYRIVGDVAFDEVKEKASYITPVPGGVGPMTIAMLLKNTLLAYKWYR is encoded by the coding sequence ATGACTATCTTAGACGGAAAAAAGACTTCAGAAGCCCTCAAACAAGAAATTGCTGAGGAAGTAAAGCAACTAAAAGCTGAGGGAAAGAAAGTACCACATTTGGCTGCCGTATTGGTAGGCGACGATGGGGCAAGTCTTACCTACGTGGGGAGTAAGGTGAAAGCTTGCGAACAAGTAGGTTTTGAGTCTACTTTAGTAAAACTCCCTACTAACATCAGTGAAGAGGCGTTACTGCAAGAAATTGAAAAGTTAAACGCTAATCCTGAAATTGACGGCTATATAGTACAATTACCACTACCTAAACACATCGACGAGCAGAAAATACTTTTAGCCATAGACCCTACAAAAGATGTAGACGGCTTTCACCCTGCTAACTTCGGTAGAATGGCACTGGATATGGAGGCTTTTATTCCTGCTACACCTTTTGGTATTATGGAGTTGCTGAAACGCTACGAAGTGCCTACCAAAGGCAAACACGTGGTAGTAGTAGGACGTTCACACATCGTAGGTCGCCCCATCAGCATATTGCTCAGCCAAAAGGGAGCACAAGGCAACGCTACCGTTACACTTACTCACAGTCATACTCCTAACCTCGCTGAGCTTACACGTCAGGCAGATATTGTGGTAATGGCATTAGGTATTCCAGAATTTCTAAAAGGTGATATGGTAAAAGAAGGCGTAACTGTAATAGATGTAGGAATCACACGCCTAAAAGACGATAGCACCCATAAAGGTTATCGCATTGTAGGCGATGTAGCTTTCGATGAAGTAAAAGAAAAAGCGAGCTACATTACTCCTGTACCAGGGGGCGTAGGTCCTATGACCATAGCAATGCTCTTGAAAAATACTTTATTAGCTTATAAATGGTATCGATGA
- a CDS encoding DUF2750 domain-containing protein produces the protein MLKKFIETVVKNKEVFYLEVDESFAMCGSQAFYIEETKEAIPVALFWEDEDKAVACKADEWAKGIVKSATLEEFIEICFGMQVETMAVGIGFNADLSGGEELVPVDLIKALIKEIDRTKTAVTFSDSFESLAQVKQLLNQIELDITDEKAL, from the coding sequence ATGCTAAAGAAATTCATAGAGACTGTAGTAAAAAATAAAGAAGTGTTTTACCTAGAAGTAGACGAATCGTTTGCTATGTGTGGTTCGCAAGCCTTCTACATTGAGGAAACCAAAGAAGCTATTCCTGTAGCCCTCTTTTGGGAAGACGAAGATAAAGCAGTAGCTTGTAAAGCCGACGAATGGGCTAAGGGAATTGTAAAATCGGCTACCTTAGAAGAGTTTATTGAGATTTGCTTTGGAATGCAAGTAGAAACAATGGCAGTGGGTATTGGGTTCAACGCTGATTTATCAGGAGGAGAAGAACTCGTACCTGTTGATTTGATAAAAGCATTGATAAAAGAAATTGACAGAACGAAAACTGCGGTTACTTTTAGTGACTCGTTCGAATCATTAGCCCAAGTAAAACAACTTTTGAACCAAATAGAGCTTGACATCACCGATGAAAAAGCTCTTTAA